One stretch of Bacteroidales bacterium DNA includes these proteins:
- a CDS encoding transposase, with protein MSTYTQILYQIVFGTYDYTPFLNTENENILFAYIAGILKNKSCHSYIVGGACNHIHIITHLHPTVAPAYIVKDIKLASHKMMSQNSRMFSHFSGWQVGYSSFTYHISSKANLIRYVVGQREHHKVVSFKDELIELLKEHSVDFNEDYLII; from the coding sequence ATGTCAACCTACACCCAGATTCTATATCAAATAGTCTTCGGAACCTATGACTATACTCCATTTTTGAATACAGAGAACGAAAACATACTTTTCGCATATATAGCCGGTATTCTGAAAAATAAATCATGCCATTCATATATAGTTGGTGGAGCCTGTAATCATATTCATATAATTACACATCTTCATCCTACTGTAGCACCTGCATATATAGTCAAGGACATTAAACTTGCCAGTCATAAAATGATGTCACAGAATAGCAGGATGTTTTCTCATTTTAGCGGATGGCAGGTTGGCTACAGCAGCTTTACATACCATATTTCTTCGAAGGCAAATCTCATTAGATATGTTGTAGGGCAGAGAGAGCACCATAAAGTCGTTTCTTTTAAAGATGAATTAATTGAGTTATTGAAGGAACATTCTGTGGACTTCAATGAGGACTATCTGATAATTTAA